A region of Pyxidicoccus parkwaysis DNA encodes the following proteins:
- a CDS encoding MBL fold metallo-hydrolase, whose translation MRIHHLNCTTMCPPGRRLMDGRKGFAGPAALTCHCLLVEGARGLILVDTGFGLQDVLNPRPRLAPMFLDVLCRPRLIEESTAIRQIERLGFKAEDVRDIVLTHLDFDHAGGLDDFPQARVHLLADEYLQASAQATPLDRRRFRPLQWIHEEHWVTYPTGGSADRWFGFECVRDLKGLPPEILLVPLVGHTLGHAGVAIQSDDGWLLHAGDAYFYHGEMAPDRYRCTPGLRFYQKLMQKDGYMRWYNLRRLRELVRNHGRDVTVFCAHDSLEFELLEEHEKAPIESPLRGFIESQTEPTLHA comes from the coding sequence ATGCGCATCCACCACCTGAACTGCACCACCATGTGCCCGCCCGGTCGCCGGCTGATGGACGGGCGGAAGGGCTTCGCCGGGCCCGCGGCGCTCACGTGCCACTGCCTGCTGGTGGAAGGCGCTCGCGGCCTCATCCTCGTGGACACCGGCTTCGGCCTGCAGGATGTGCTGAACCCGCGCCCGCGCCTCGCGCCCATGTTCCTCGACGTGCTGTGCCGGCCGCGCCTCATCGAGGAGTCCACCGCCATCCGCCAAATCGAGCGGCTCGGCTTCAAGGCCGAGGACGTGCGCGACATCGTCCTCACGCACCTCGACTTCGACCATGCCGGCGGGCTCGACGACTTCCCGCAGGCGCGCGTGCACCTGCTCGCGGACGAGTACCTCCAGGCCTCCGCGCAGGCCACGCCGCTGGACAGGCGCCGCTTCCGCCCGCTCCAGTGGATTCACGAGGAGCACTGGGTGACGTACCCCACGGGCGGCAGCGCGGACCGCTGGTTCGGCTTCGAGTGCGTGCGCGACTTGAAGGGCCTGCCGCCGGAAATCCTGCTGGTGCCGCTGGTGGGGCACACGCTGGGGCATGCGGGCGTGGCCATCCAGTCCGACGACGGCTGGCTGCTGCACGCCGGAGACGCGTACTTCTACCACGGGGAGATGGCGCCGGACCGCTACCGCTGCACGCCGGGCCTGCGCTTCTACCAGAAGCTCATGCAGAAGGACGGGTACATGCGCTGGTACAACCTGCGCCGCCTGCGTGAACTGGTGCGGAACCACGGCCGCGACGTCACCGTGTTCTGCGCGCACGACTCGCTGGAGTTCGAGCTGCTCGAGGAGCACGAGAAGGCCCCCATCGAGTCCCCGCTGCGCGGCTTCATCGAGTCCCAGACGGAGCCCACGCTGCACGCGTGA
- a CDS encoding ATP-binding protein: MERPWTFTQRIGAGFFALLLVALVLAGTSVVALMSVRTNNKARILDLSMDLLEVERLRRAFSDKVSSGRGYALSKDPLFEQDMAVSRQRFIATYQRLKPRLDGEPLAALLESAVHAELEHEEAVQALLTAANLRLNREQLEDIFEARVGQTRQRAFDALRLLAERSEERLSQGIQDAVEADERVMLLILLAAGLGLTVAGALAWVLTRRLRPLQREAEVSARRFQSLVEGVQDYAIYLLDAQGRVASWNPGAQRIKGYSEREVLGRSASIFYTPESVRAGQPEMDLTRARRDGRLRMEGWRVRKDGTRFLAEVIITALHDSNGQLQGFAHVSRDITERRRTEQTQRLLAEAGRLFHQFLDPDLTVSELARLMVPEVADVCILFLLTPSGELMPRTVKHADADKEQWVWESLRRYPPSPETSHGIWEVLRSGHSELFSHLPPEVLAHGVVDAEHLSLLQKVGIESYLAVPLRVGEQKRGVFALLSATPERRLTVTDQVFVEELAGRAALALDNARLFREAQQAVELIGVAAHDLGNPLNTLQLLLRRLHRMELPRGSEKVREGLGTALKQTQRLGQLLLNLLDLSRLSSGKLLLDVAPVDLAELAHEVVERFAEQAEEAGCKLVFDAELGLVGRWDRLRLDRVVTNLLSNALKFGKGRPVEVRVERVGAQRARLRVKDQGQGIALASQGRIFNRFEREPSAGKHAGFGLGLYIVRQLVEAHGGVIRVESTPGEGACFVVELPLMQPGAELGPDMESPGPPGPV, encoded by the coding sequence GTGGAGCGTCCGTGGACGTTCACACAGCGCATTGGCGCGGGCTTCTTCGCCTTGCTGCTGGTGGCGCTCGTCCTGGCGGGCACCTCGGTGGTGGCCCTGATGTCCGTGCGGACCAACAACAAGGCCCGCATCCTCGACCTCTCCATGGACCTGCTGGAGGTGGAGCGCCTGCGCCGCGCCTTCAGCGACAAGGTCTCCAGCGGGCGCGGCTATGCCCTGTCCAAGGACCCGCTCTTCGAGCAGGACATGGCCGTCTCCCGCCAGCGCTTCATCGCCACGTACCAGCGGCTCAAGCCGCGCCTCGACGGCGAGCCCTTGGCCGCGCTGCTGGAGTCCGCCGTCCACGCGGAACTGGAGCACGAGGAGGCCGTCCAGGCCCTGCTGACGGCCGCCAACCTGCGGCTCAATCGCGAGCAACTGGAGGACATCTTCGAGGCGCGCGTGGGCCAGACGCGCCAGCGCGCCTTCGATGCCCTGCGGCTGCTCGCGGAGCGCAGCGAGGAGCGTCTGTCCCAGGGCATCCAGGATGCGGTGGAGGCGGACGAGCGCGTCATGCTGCTCATCCTGCTCGCGGCGGGACTGGGGCTGACGGTGGCCGGGGCGCTCGCGTGGGTGCTGACGCGGCGGCTGCGCCCTCTCCAGCGCGAGGCCGAGGTCAGCGCCCGCCGCTTCCAGTCGCTCGTGGAGGGCGTGCAGGACTACGCCATCTACCTGCTGGACGCGCAGGGCCGCGTGGCGAGCTGGAACCCGGGCGCGCAGCGCATCAAGGGCTACAGCGAGCGCGAGGTCCTCGGCAGGTCCGCGTCCATCTTCTACACGCCCGAGTCCGTGCGCGCGGGCCAGCCGGAGATGGACCTGACGCGGGCCCGGCGCGACGGACGGCTGCGCATGGAAGGGTGGCGCGTGCGCAAGGACGGCACGCGCTTCCTCGCGGAGGTCATCATCACCGCGCTGCATGACTCGAATGGCCAGCTGCAGGGCTTCGCCCACGTCTCGCGAGACATCACCGAGCGTCGCAGGACGGAGCAGACGCAGCGGCTGCTCGCGGAGGCCGGGCGCCTGTTCCACCAGTTCCTGGACCCGGACCTGACGGTGTCTGAACTGGCGCGGCTGATGGTCCCCGAGGTCGCCGACGTGTGCATCCTCTTCCTCCTCACGCCGTCGGGCGAGCTCATGCCCCGCACCGTGAAGCACGCGGATGCCGACAAGGAGCAGTGGGTCTGGGAGTCGCTGCGGCGCTACCCGCCATCTCCCGAAACCTCCCATGGCATCTGGGAGGTCCTTCGCTCGGGACACTCGGAGCTGTTCAGCCACCTTCCGCCCGAGGTGTTGGCGCATGGCGTGGTGGACGCGGAGCACCTGTCGCTGTTGCAGAAGGTGGGCATCGAGTCGTACCTCGCGGTGCCGCTGCGGGTGGGCGAGCAGAAGCGCGGCGTCTTCGCGCTGCTGTCCGCCACGCCGGAGCGGCGACTGACGGTGACGGACCAGGTCTTCGTCGAGGAGCTGGCTGGACGCGCTGCGCTCGCGTTGGACAACGCGCGGCTGTTCCGCGAGGCGCAGCAGGCGGTGGAGCTCATCGGCGTGGCGGCCCATGATTTGGGCAACCCGCTCAACACGCTGCAATTGCTGCTGCGCCGGCTGCACCGGATGGAGCTGCCGCGAGGAAGCGAGAAGGTGCGCGAGGGATTGGGCACGGCGCTGAAGCAGACGCAGCGGCTGGGACAGCTCCTGCTCAACCTGTTGGACCTGTCGCGGCTGTCGTCGGGGAAGCTGCTGCTGGACGTGGCGCCGGTGGACCTGGCGGAGCTGGCGCACGAGGTGGTGGAGCGCTTCGCCGAGCAGGCGGAGGAGGCGGGCTGCAAGCTGGTGTTCGACGCGGAGCTGGGGCTGGTGGGGCGGTGGGACCGGCTGCGATTGGACCGGGTGGTGACGAACCTGCTCTCCAACGCGCTGAAGTTCGGCAAGGGGCGCCCGGTGGAGGTGCGCGTGGAGCGCGTGGGCGCGCAGCGGGCGCGGCTGCGGGTGAAGGACCAGGGGCAGGGCATCGCCCTCGCGTCACAGGGGCGCATCTTCAACCGCTTCGAGCGCGAGCCCTCCGCCGGCAAGCACGCGGGCTTCGGCCTGGGGCTCTACATCGTCCGGCAATTGGTGGAGGCGCACGGCGGCGTCATCCGCGTGGAGAGCACGCCGGGCGAGGGCGCGTGCTTCGTCGTGGAGTTGCCGCTGATGCAGCCCGGCGCGGAGCTGGGCCCGGACATGGAGTCTCCGGGCCCGCCGGGGCCGGTGTGA
- a CDS encoding tryptophan synthase alpha chain: MRGEARRTAWFWACFLSLCAACVDTGSTSDESDARQRSHCEPMTCASQGMDCGIAIDGCGGTLDCGTCPEGKTCGGRGRHNVCSDGPCVPATCESLGGNCGQVSDGCGGVLDCGTCAAPETCGGAGTPNVCGVPPCVPDTCASLGKNCGIVPDGCGGTMECGACGPDQTCGGGGAPNVCGVELCAPATCASLGKNCGPVSDGCGGMLECGACPEGQTCGGDSVPNVCGGGVCTPATCESLGKNCGSLPDGCGGLLSCGTCALGETCGGGGEPNVCGGGACTPATCDALGKNCGPVPDGCGGVLDCGGCSSPETCGGEGVPNVCGRPPCTPTTCEALGKDCGTVPDGCGGALDCGTCAAGQTCGGGGKANVCSAPACRPYTCGLLGKNCGSVPDGCGGTLDCGTCTEPEACGATGVPNVCTSTESICVDKDLGNALPVAVKGSTAYAGDDHVASCGGRLAPDRGFRWTAPKSGTFTFDTARSALRTLIAVRRDGCAGEELACATDGISYGGGARVTVPLEQGQSVLVVVDSASTDRFSAGHFELHIDELRASEAGACFDNMDNDGDRWVDCADTDCRGTPGCDGRGCAHHDLGSALPVTFQGETAGSGDGFQGTCGALMQQDRAHLWTAPRAGTFVFDTSPGGWGNALYVLTGCRGTELGCDSNPNASAQSSPAVKLELEQGQTVLVVVDGLANPDQDTPIRYTLHVSEYAPKETAERCMDGADNDADGKADAADEDCR, translated from the coding sequence ATGCGAGGCGAGGCGCGTCGGACAGCGTGGTTCTGGGCATGTTTCCTGTCGCTGTGCGCGGCGTGTGTCGACACGGGGTCCACCTCGGACGAATCGGACGCCCGGCAGCGCTCCCACTGCGAGCCGATGACGTGTGCCTCGCAGGGCATGGACTGCGGCATCGCCATCGACGGCTGTGGAGGCACGCTCGACTGCGGCACCTGCCCGGAGGGGAAGACCTGTGGAGGCCGTGGCCGTCACAACGTGTGCTCCGATGGCCCCTGCGTGCCCGCCACCTGTGAGTCCCTCGGCGGCAACTGCGGCCAGGTGTCCGACGGATGCGGAGGCGTGCTCGACTGCGGCACGTGCGCGGCGCCCGAGACGTGTGGCGGCGCGGGCACGCCCAATGTCTGCGGCGTGCCGCCGTGCGTGCCGGATACCTGCGCTTCGCTCGGGAAGAACTGCGGCATCGTGCCGGACGGGTGCGGCGGCACGATGGAGTGCGGTGCCTGCGGTCCGGACCAGACGTGCGGAGGTGGCGGCGCACCCAACGTGTGCGGCGTGGAGCTGTGCGCCCCGGCGACGTGCGCGTCGCTCGGGAAGAACTGCGGGCCCGTGTCTGACGGCTGCGGCGGCATGCTCGAGTGCGGCGCGTGTCCGGAAGGACAGACCTGCGGCGGGGACTCGGTGCCGAACGTGTGCGGAGGGGGCGTGTGCACTCCGGCCACGTGTGAGTCATTGGGAAAGAACTGCGGCAGCCTGCCGGATGGCTGTGGCGGGCTGCTGTCCTGCGGCACCTGTGCTCTTGGAGAGACCTGCGGTGGAGGCGGAGAGCCCAACGTCTGCGGTGGTGGCGCGTGTACTCCGGCCACGTGTGACGCATTGGGGAAGAACTGCGGTCCGGTGCCGGACGGCTGTGGCGGAGTGCTCGACTGCGGCGGGTGCAGCTCGCCCGAGACATGTGGTGGAGAGGGTGTGCCCAACGTGTGCGGCAGGCCGCCCTGCACTCCGACGACGTGCGAGGCGCTGGGGAAGGACTGCGGCACCGTGCCCGATGGGTGCGGCGGCGCGCTGGACTGCGGCACGTGCGCGGCGGGACAGACGTGCGGAGGCGGAGGAAAGGCCAACGTCTGCTCCGCCCCCGCGTGCCGGCCGTATACCTGTGGCCTGCTCGGGAAGAACTGCGGCTCGGTGCCTGATGGATGCGGCGGCACCCTGGATTGCGGCACGTGCACGGAGCCCGAGGCCTGCGGCGCCACGGGCGTGCCCAATGTCTGTACTTCCACGGAGTCCATCTGCGTGGACAAAGACCTCGGCAACGCGCTGCCGGTGGCGGTGAAGGGCTCCACGGCGTACGCGGGGGATGACCACGTGGCCTCGTGCGGAGGACGGCTCGCGCCGGACCGGGGCTTCCGCTGGACGGCGCCGAAGAGCGGCACCTTCACCTTCGACACGGCGCGCTCTGCGCTGCGCACGTTGATAGCGGTGCGCCGCGACGGGTGCGCGGGCGAGGAGCTGGCGTGCGCCACGGATGGCATCAGCTACGGCGGCGGCGCGCGGGTGACGGTGCCGCTGGAGCAGGGACAGTCCGTGCTCGTCGTCGTGGACTCGGCGAGCACGGACCGCTTCAGCGCGGGCCACTTCGAGCTTCACATCGACGAGCTGCGCGCGAGCGAGGCCGGCGCCTGCTTCGACAACATGGACAACGACGGCGACCGCTGGGTGGACTGCGCGGACACCGACTGCCGAGGCACCCCGGGCTGCGACGGACGCGGCTGCGCGCACCACGACCTGGGCAGCGCGCTGCCCGTCACCTTCCAGGGTGAGACGGCGGGCTCCGGCGATGGCTTCCAGGGTACGTGCGGCGCGCTGATGCAGCAGGACCGCGCGCACCTGTGGACAGCGCCTCGCGCGGGCACCTTCGTCTTCGACACCTCACCGGGAGGCTGGGGCAATGCGCTCTACGTCCTCACGGGCTGCCGGGGCACGGAGCTGGGCTGCGACTCCAACCCGAATGCCAGCGCACAGAGCTCGCCCGCGGTGAAGCTGGAGCTGGAGCAGGGACAGACG